In one Zobellia galactanivorans genomic region, the following are encoded:
- a CDS encoding zinc-dependent metalloprotease: MKQLFTYIGLLLFAVSCSSIGVARKSNKKGKVESFASTSAKAYDRLITSEADTNNGLFDVHKIGDKYYFEIPDSLFKREMLVVTRFIKTPSGAGNYGGEKISENTITFERGPSNNIFLRISTLVSAASEDDAISKAVNNSNITPILEAFPIKATNEDRQSHVIEVTDFINSENPLLALSSDQKDDYKLTSLEKDKSYIKEINSFPVNTEIKTVKTYKAKSGSNKRKELPAAILAGVVTLEINNSFILLPKEPMRKRLYDARVGYFASSYLEYGDDQQQVDRNTYIHRWRLEPKPEDSLKWKRGELVEPKKPIVYYIDPATPKKWRPFLIQGINDWQVAFEQAGFKNAIIGKPWPENDKSMSLEDSRFSVLRYFASPSKNAYGPNIVDPRSGEILESHIGWYHNLMSLLHSWYMVQAGAVDERARKMEYDTELMGNLIRFVASHEVGHTLGLRHNMGASSATPVEKLRDAEFLLKNGHTSSIMDYARFNYVAQPEDSIPAEDLMPRIGDYDKWAIQWGYSRFADDLSLKEEKELLSQMVVDSVSANPRLWFGGEGRDFDPRSQTEDLGDDAMQASMYGILNLQRIAPYLKKWTQEKSSDDYANLDQIYKDLVGQYSDYIFHVAKNIGGIYVTPKTMGEEGEVYRPVEKQKQKQALVFLSNYIFKEPKWLLRNDILNAIQSPQSKESVTKTMESVMMNLLGGSRLSRMTFIAERYEDEDPYHPQEYMDDLNQLVWGDMNVFYQTNAYRRKLQKSYVSNLITLYKPDEAEGLVEGILAKLSEGYTANTDVRSLALDNLINLQSKIKRTIPVMTDRLTIAHLNYLKREIESVVGETKDVDPLFIPFRRDYSIQETKEK, from the coding sequence ATGAAACAACTTTTTACATATATAGGCTTGCTATTGTTTGCTGTATCATGCAGCTCCATAGGCGTAGCCCGAAAATCAAATAAAAAAGGGAAGGTCGAAAGCTTTGCCTCGACCAGTGCCAAGGCCTATGACCGATTGATTACCAGTGAAGCCGATACCAACAACGGACTTTTTGATGTTCACAAAATAGGGGACAAGTATTATTTTGAAATACCCGATAGTCTTTTCAAACGTGAGATGCTGGTCGTGACCCGATTCATAAAAACCCCTTCAGGTGCGGGAAACTACGGTGGTGAAAAAATTTCAGAGAACACCATTACCTTTGAAAGGGGACCTTCAAACAATATTTTTCTTCGTATTTCTACCTTGGTAAGCGCTGCCAGTGAAGACGATGCCATATCAAAGGCGGTCAACAATTCCAACATTACCCCCATTCTTGAAGCCTTCCCGATTAAGGCGACCAATGAAGACCGACAATCGCATGTAATAGAGGTTACCGATTTCATCAATAGCGAAAATCCGCTCTTGGCCCTTAGTAGTGACCAAAAAGACGATTACAAGCTTACCTCGCTTGAAAAAGACAAATCATATATAAAGGAAATCAATTCATTTCCCGTAAATACGGAAATCAAGACCGTTAAGACCTATAAGGCCAAATCGGGTTCCAATAAAAGAAAGGAACTTCCTGCGGCCATTCTTGCAGGAGTCGTCACCTTGGAAATCAACAACTCTTTTATCTTGCTTCCGAAGGAGCCCATGAGAAAAAGACTGTACGATGCCCGCGTAGGCTATTTTGCCAGTTCGTACTTGGAATACGGCGACGACCAGCAACAGGTCGACCGCAATACCTACATTCACAGATGGAGACTAGAACCCAAGCCTGAAGATTCATTGAAATGGAAGCGCGGCGAATTGGTAGAGCCGAAAAAACCAATCGTTTATTATATCGACCCGGCCACCCCTAAGAAGTGGAGGCCTTTCCTGATACAAGGAATCAACGATTGGCAAGTGGCTTTCGAACAGGCCGGATTTAAAAACGCCATCATCGGCAAACCTTGGCCAGAGAACGACAAAAGCATGAGCCTGGAAGATTCCCGCTTTTCCGTTTTACGCTATTTTGCCTCTCCTTCCAAAAATGCATACGGCCCCAATATTGTCGACCCCAGAAGCGGTGAAATATTAGAGAGCCATATTGGGTGGTACCACAACCTGATGAGCCTATTGCACAGTTGGTACATGGTTCAGGCAGGTGCCGTAGACGAGCGCGCAAGAAAAATGGAATACGACACCGAACTTATGGGAAATCTTATCCGTTTTGTCGCTTCCCACGAGGTCGGACATACGTTAGGATTGAGACACAATATGGGCGCCAGCTCGGCAACGCCCGTAGAGAAATTACGCGATGCGGAATTTTTACTTAAGAACGGACATACCAGTTCGATCATGGACTATGCCCGTTTCAATTACGTAGCGCAACCTGAAGACAGTATTCCTGCGGAAGATCTAATGCCCCGCATCGGCGATTACGATAAATGGGCCATACAATGGGGCTATTCAAGGTTTGCGGATGATTTGTCGTTAAAGGAAGAAAAAGAACTTTTGAGCCAAATGGTAGTCGACAGTGTTTCGGCCAACCCAAGACTTTGGTTCGGTGGCGAAGGCCGTGATTTCGACCCTAGGTCACAGACCGAAGACCTTGGTGACGATGCCATGCAAGCCAGTATGTACGGCATTCTGAACTTACAGCGTATTGCGCCCTATCTAAAAAAATGGACGCAGGAAAAAAGTAGCGATGACTACGCCAACCTCGATCAAATCTATAAGGACCTCGTAGGGCAGTATAGCGATTATATTTTTCACGTAGCGAAAAACATTGGGGGCATCTATGTTACCCCGAAGACCATGGGTGAAGAAGGAGAAGTCTACCGTCCGGTTGAAAAGCAAAAGCAAAAACAGGCCTTGGTGTTTTTGAGCAATTATATCTTTAAGGAACCGAAATGGTTGTTGCGGAACGATATATTGAACGCCATTCAGTCTCCCCAATCGAAAGAATCGGTAACCAAGACCATGGAAAGCGTCATGATGAACCTTTTGGGCGGCAGCCGTTTGAGTCGAATGACCTTTATTGCCGAGCGCTACGAAGACGAAGATCCCTATCATCCCCAGGAATATATGGACGATTTGAACCAGTTGGTCTGGGGGGATATGAACGTTTTCTATCAAACCAACGCCTACCGTAGAAAACTGCAAAAATCATACGTTTCCAACCTTATTACCCTTTACAAACCCGATGAAGCGGAAGGTCTGGTCGAAGGTATCTTGGCCAAATTATCGGAAGGTTACACCGCCAATACCGACGTACGTTCCTTGGCCCTTGACAACCTTATCAACCTGCAAAGCAAAATAAAGCGAACCATCCCGGTAATGACCGATAGGCTGACCATTGCCCATTTGAACTATTTGAAAAGGGAAATCGAATCGGTAGTCGGAGAAACCAAGGATGTAGACCCCTTGTTTATTCCTTTTCGAAGAGATTATTCCATTCAAGAGACCAAGGAAAAATAG
- a CDS encoding mandelate racemase/muconate lactonizing enzyme family protein: MKITNVSYERLDLKLSIPYTIAYETIDHTVNFILKIETDTAIVGYGCGAPDKIVTGEHPKEVEAALKDIILPYLKGKDPFTYAFILKDLKKLLGRKSSSLAMVDMALFDVVSKKADVPLYKFLGGYRQSIPTSITIGILSLEETMAQAKEFVQQGFSILKVKGGHSLAEDIEKMTLLHEKFPEVTFRFDGNQGYSVVDSVAFVKATSQIGIEIFEQPTKQEREERLGQVMDQIDIPLMADESLKTLTDVFRLAQNERVDMVNIKLMKVGGIFEGMHINSVAKSAGIETMVGCNDECALGISAGLHFALSRPNIGYADLDGHLDVVDDPFKGLFLLEKGVLYPSDVPGLGKINW, from the coding sequence ATGAAAATAACCAATGTATCTTACGAGCGACTTGACCTTAAGCTCTCCATTCCCTATACCATTGCTTACGAAACCATTGATCATACGGTAAATTTTATCCTTAAAATAGAGACCGATACGGCCATTGTTGGCTACGGTTGTGGAGCTCCCGATAAGATAGTGACGGGAGAGCATCCTAAAGAAGTAGAGGCGGCCTTAAAAGACATTATCCTTCCTTATTTAAAAGGCAAGGACCCTTTTACCTACGCCTTTATTCTTAAAGACCTTAAAAAGCTCTTAGGGCGCAAGTCATCTTCTTTGGCCATGGTAGATATGGCGCTTTTCGATGTCGTTTCAAAGAAGGCCGATGTGCCACTGTATAAGTTTCTAGGCGGTTACCGACAGAGCATTCCAACAAGTATAACGATTGGTATATTATCTTTGGAAGAGACCATGGCGCAGGCCAAGGAGTTTGTGCAACAGGGTTTTTCTATCCTTAAGGTTAAAGGAGGCCATAGCTTAGCGGAAGACATTGAAAAAATGACCTTGTTACACGAAAAATTTCCCGAGGTGACTTTTCGCTTCGATGGAAACCAAGGGTATTCGGTGGTAGATTCGGTGGCATTTGTAAAGGCGACCAGCCAAATAGGTATCGAAATTTTTGAACAGCCCACGAAGCAGGAAAGGGAAGAACGCCTAGGTCAGGTCATGGATCAGATCGACATTCCGCTAATGGCCGATGAAAGTTTAAAAACCCTGACCGATGTATTCCGGCTGGCCCAGAATGAAAGGGTAGATATGGTAAATATCAAGTTGATGAAGGTAGGGGGCATTTTTGAGGGAATGCACATCAATTCCGTAGCCAAATCGGCAGGTATTGAAACCATGGTGGGCTGTAACGACGAATGTGCCTTGGGAATTTCGGCAGGACTTCATTTTGCACTCTCCCGACCCAATATAGGTTACGCCGATCTAGACGGGCATTTAGATGTGGTAGACGACCCTTTTAAAGGCTTGTTCTTACTGGAAAAAGGGGTGTTATACCCGTCCGATGTCCCGGGCTTGGGAAAAATAAATTGGTAA
- a CDS encoding DUF1611 domain-containing protein, with protein MKKSIDGKALVYCDGAFNTPNGKTAHGLVRFTERYDIVGVLDANYASRDAGEVLDGKANGIPIFATIDDAIETLGASGNTPGSLVIGLAPDGGRLPQEAKATISKALEMGWNVDSGLHDFLTNDTALMAIAAKHNCRVRDVRKTPDRDKLHFFTGEIEKVDCLKLAILGTDSALGKRTTAWLLVHGLRDAGQKAEMIGTGQTAWMQGAKYSMVMDSCINDFVSGEIEHAVVSAYKNEDPDVIVIEGQGSLMNPAYPGGFEILAAGRPDYVILQHAPKRLEYDGFPGYKMHSLTEQINAIEVISGKKVIAITVNHEEMEEEEILEACKQITLETKLPAFDVLKYGTKELVALVKERMI; from the coding sequence ATGAAAAAATCAATTGATGGAAAGGCCCTGGTGTATTGCGATGGGGCTTTCAATACCCCTAATGGAAAAACAGCACACGGCTTGGTTCGTTTTACCGAACGTTACGATATTGTGGGCGTATTGGATGCAAATTATGCTTCAAGGGATGCGGGCGAAGTACTTGATGGAAAAGCCAATGGTATTCCCATTTTTGCAACGATAGACGACGCCATTGAAACCTTGGGCGCTTCGGGAAATACCCCTGGGTCGCTGGTTATCGGTTTGGCTCCCGATGGCGGAAGATTGCCACAAGAAGCAAAGGCTACCATTTCCAAAGCCTTGGAAATGGGCTGGAATGTAGATAGCGGACTGCACGACTTTTTGACCAACGATACCGCATTGATGGCAATCGCCGCTAAACATAATTGTCGGGTACGTGATGTACGTAAAACACCGGATAGGGATAAACTCCATTTTTTTACAGGGGAAATAGAAAAGGTAGATTGTCTGAAACTAGCCATTTTAGGAACGGATTCCGCACTGGGAAAACGCACTACGGCTTGGTTATTGGTCCACGGTCTAAGGGATGCCGGTCAGAAGGCAGAAATGATAGGGACCGGGCAGACCGCTTGGATGCAAGGGGCAAAATACAGTATGGTAATGGACAGCTGCATCAACGATTTTGTCTCGGGTGAGATTGAACATGCCGTTGTGAGCGCGTATAAAAATGAAGACCCCGATGTTATCGTTATTGAGGGTCAGGGAAGTCTTATGAACCCGGCCTACCCAGGTGGTTTTGAGATTTTGGCAGCGGGAAGGCCTGATTATGTCATATTGCAACACGCCCCAAAGCGATTGGAATATGATGGGTTTCCAGGCTATAAAATGCACTCCTTGACCGAACAGATCAATGCCATTGAAGTGATTTCGGGCAAAAAGGTAATAGCCATTACCGTAAACCATGAAGAAATGGAGGAAGAGGAGATTTTAGAGGCGTGCAAACAAATTACCTTAGAAACAAAACTCCCTGCCTTTGATGTCTTGAAATATGGCACCAAAGAATTGGTGGCCTTGGTAAAGGAAAGAATGATATGA
- a CDS encoding pyridoxal-phosphate dependent enzyme: protein MDLRDGVKTAENKVSSETKKLSEFVRDKRNSLVDRLESYEDIINLEVGDTGLHRAKAFEREFDIRQLYIKYEGDNPTGTQKDRIAFAQIYDALRREFEMVSLATCGNYGVAVALAANLAGIACRIYIPESFHTDRVVEMELLGAEIVRRPGSYEDVVKESSELAKTHDWYDANPGGANTPLQISAYSQIATEIFEDLGDAPKYCAVPVSNGTLFAGIYRGFVSLYKRGKTSRIPKMVAASSSRKNPIIQSFLQGLDHCKDLNPDTIKETKYNEPLINWHSFDGEEALYALRESDGEAYNISDKKLKDMTALLAKKEGFRILPASTAGLIALLELDEKMNFEPDRFVAVLTAKN, encoded by the coding sequence ATGGATTTAAGGGACGGGGTGAAAACCGCAGAAAACAAGGTGTCTTCCGAGACCAAAAAACTAAGTGAATTTGTTAGGGACAAAAGGAATTCGCTAGTTGATCGTTTGGAGTCGTATGAAGATATTATAAATCTCGAGGTGGGCGATACGGGCCTACATCGTGCCAAAGCCTTCGAACGTGAGTTTGATATTCGCCAGCTTTATATCAAGTACGAAGGTGATAATCCTACCGGCACCCAAAAAGACCGAATTGCTTTTGCACAAATCTACGATGCCCTCCGAAGGGAGTTTGAAATGGTGTCTTTGGCTACTTGCGGCAACTACGGGGTTGCGGTGGCCTTGGCGGCTAACTTGGCGGGTATTGCTTGTAGAATTTATATTCCCGAGAGTTTTCATACCGATCGTGTGGTGGAGATGGAATTACTGGGGGCAGAGATCGTTCGTAGGCCGGGCAGTTATGAAGACGTTGTAAAGGAAAGCAGTGAATTGGCAAAAACCCATGATTGGTACGATGCCAACCCGGGCGGGGCGAATACGCCTTTACAGATTAGTGCATACTCCCAGATTGCAACGGAAATTTTCGAAGATTTGGGAGATGCGCCCAAGTATTGTGCCGTTCCCGTTTCCAACGGAACCTTGTTCGCAGGAATCTATCGTGGTTTCGTTAGTTTGTACAAGAGAGGGAAAACTTCTAGAATACCCAAAATGGTAGCGGCCTCATCCTCTAGAAAAAACCCGATCATTCAATCGTTTTTGCAGGGATTGGACCATTGCAAGGATTTGAATCCCGATACGATTAAAGAGACCAAATACAATGAGCCGCTCATCAACTGGCACAGTTTTGATGGGGAGGAAGCGCTGTATGCCTTAAGGGAATCCGATGGCGAAGCCTACAATATCAGTGATAAAAAATTAAAGGACATGACGGCTTTATTGGCCAAGAAAGAGGGTTTTCGCATTTTACCGGCATCAACTGCAGGACTTATAGCATTGCTGGAACTTGATGAAAAAATGAATTTTGAACCAGACCGTTTTGTTGCGGTGCTGACAGCAAAAAATTAA
- a CDS encoding Kelch repeat-containing protein, which yields MNKKYMVLWGCVLLFTACKNHSDKKTEVADPVDQITIQKPTMKWEQVASVDGSKPVARHEAAFVRVGDKFYLLGGRDIRPVSIYDTKTQTWSEGAKPPIEIHHFQPVTYQNKIYLIAALTGKYPAETPTEHIYIYDPATDKWSKGDEIPEERRRGSTGNVLYEGKIYISCGIKNGHIGDHKKWLDRYDPSTGEWEVLADAPRARDHFQAVLADGKIYVPAGRNSGIDPNSVFGGTIGEVDVYDIKSDTWETLPEHIPTPRAGNAAALYNNELIVVGGESTTQEKAHAEVEVLDLNTHKWHTLPTMVEGRHGSGLVLFKDDLYIASGCGSRGGSPELTTMEKFGVED from the coding sequence ATGAACAAAAAATATATGGTCTTATGGGGTTGTGTTCTACTATTCACGGCTTGTAAGAACCATTCCGATAAAAAAACGGAAGTAGCAGATCCGGTAGACCAGATAACCATTCAGAAGCCCACTATGAAATGGGAGCAAGTTGCGTCCGTAGATGGTAGTAAGCCCGTGGCACGCCATGAGGCGGCATTTGTGAGGGTAGGTGATAAATTCTATTTATTGGGAGGAAGGGATATTCGTCCTGTGAGCATATATGATACAAAGACCCAGACATGGTCGGAAGGAGCAAAACCACCTATTGAAATTCATCATTTTCAACCCGTAACCTATCAAAATAAAATATACCTAATTGCGGCTTTAACAGGCAAATATCCTGCAGAAACCCCCACGGAGCATATCTATATCTATGACCCGGCCACGGACAAATGGTCGAAAGGGGATGAAATTCCTGAGGAAAGAAGACGGGGTTCTACGGGAAATGTACTGTACGAAGGCAAAATTTATATTTCCTGCGGAATAAAGAACGGCCATATAGGAGACCATAAAAAATGGTTGGACCGTTACGACCCCAGTACGGGTGAATGGGAAGTACTGGCAGATGCCCCTCGTGCAAGGGATCATTTTCAGGCGGTTTTAGCGGATGGAAAAATTTATGTCCCTGCTGGGAGGAATTCGGGTATTGATCCGAATTCTGTTTTTGGGGGCACCATAGGCGAGGTTGATGTCTATGATATAAAAAGTGACACTTGGGAGACTTTACCGGAACATATTCCTACTCCGAGAGCAGGCAATGCCGCTGCACTTTATAATAATGAATTGATAGTTGTTGGAGGTGAATCTACAACGCAGGAAAAAGCACATGCTGAAGTTGAGGTTTTGGATTTGAACACACATAAATGGCATACGCTTCCCACTATGGTAGAGGGCAGACACGGTAGTGGCTTAGTGCTTTTTAAAGATGATTTATATATAGCTTCAGGATGTGGAAGTAGAGGAGGTTCTCCTGAACTCACTACAATGGAGAAGTTTGGTGTAGAAGATTGA
- a CDS encoding rubredoxin, which yields MNDDLHRILIKGGVTSPGELKDIIGLLETAGLSEVYFGSRQDLLFPLKGVEEGQLEHISKFNTNIITERLYQNIVSSYVSADIFDMTHWLKGSTYLYILEGFDFLPKLKINITDPKQRLVPLFSGNLNFIASENEDYWYLNVKLPHWEKAAYYPVLIYSWDITAVSKAIERIYEDIQDVEELFFVLNRNLDTNNKTIEKELKVPYLTFPYYEGMNRMGLDQYWLGLYWRNNRYDLSFLKEFCGFCLDNSIGKICITPWKSFIVKGIQKQSRQALERFLGQWGINVRHSQLEMNWHLPVDDNEALELKKFLVRSFDQNDISTYGLTFGISNDVGKRSHFASVIIEKNSSPTIVKDFDVRPTYNVLHFENFDPNTQKYLAYAQDVDKIELPGLLMELSKKYFDQLGREVEKTEAPKKAIEQETKTIHQCQSCFTVYDPLYGDSIAEISVGTAFEDLPETYVCSVCEAPKSQFEKAELKFSS from the coding sequence ATGAACGATGATCTGCACCGTATATTGATAAAAGGAGGGGTTACCTCACCAGGGGAGCTTAAGGATATTATTGGTCTGTTGGAAACTGCCGGACTGAGCGAAGTCTACTTCGGGTCCAGACAAGATTTGCTCTTTCCGCTAAAGGGCGTAGAAGAAGGCCAGTTGGAGCATATATCAAAGTTCAACACCAATATCATTACCGAAAGGCTATACCAGAATATCGTAAGCTCGTATGTTTCTGCCGATATTTTTGATATGACCCATTGGTTAAAAGGTTCTACCTATCTCTATATTTTAGAGGGGTTTGATTTTCTGCCCAAACTAAAAATAAATATCACCGACCCCAAACAAAGATTGGTTCCGCTCTTTAGTGGTAACCTGAATTTTATAGCTTCGGAGAACGAAGACTATTGGTATTTGAACGTTAAACTGCCCCATTGGGAAAAAGCGGCCTATTATCCTGTTTTGATATATAGTTGGGATATTACTGCCGTTTCCAAGGCCATTGAACGTATTTACGAAGATATTCAAGATGTAGAAGAACTGTTTTTTGTCCTGAACAGAAACCTGGATACCAACAACAAGACCATAGAAAAAGAGCTAAAAGTTCCCTACCTGACCTTCCCTTATTATGAAGGTATGAACCGTATGGGACTTGATCAATATTGGTTGGGCCTGTATTGGCGAAACAACAGATATGATCTTTCCTTCCTTAAGGAATTTTGTGGATTTTGCCTTGACAATAGCATAGGGAAGATTTGTATTACCCCATGGAAATCGTTCATCGTAAAAGGGATACAAAAACAGAGCAGGCAGGCATTAGAACGGTTTTTGGGGCAATGGGGGATAAATGTGAGGCATTCGCAGTTGGAAATGAATTGGCACCTTCCTGTAGACGATAATGAGGCTTTGGAACTCAAAAAGTTCTTGGTACGTAGTTTTGACCAGAACGATATTAGTACATACGGATTAACGTTTGGCATTAGCAACGATGTGGGCAAGCGGTCTCATTTTGCATCGGTCATAATCGAAAAAAACAGTTCGCCTACGATTGTAAAAGACTTTGACGTGCGCCCCACGTACAACGTACTCCACTTTGAAAATTTTGACCCCAATACCCAAAAATATTTGGCCTACGCCCAAGATGTAGATAAAATCGAGTTGCCAGGTCTGTTGATGGAACTCAGTAAAAAGTATTTTGACCAACTAGGTAGAGAGGTAGAAAAAACTGAAGCGCCAAAAAAGGCTATAGAGCAAGAGACAAAGACTATTCATCAATGTCAATCGTGCTTTACGGTCTACGACCCCCTCTATGGCGATTCAATAGCCGAAATTTCTGTAGGTACGGCGTTTGAAGATTTGCCTGAAACCTATGTTTGCTCGGTCTGTGAAGCTCCTAAATCTCAATTCGAAAAAGCCGAACTAAAATTCTCAAGCTGA